The nucleotide window ATAAAAAGGATCCCAGCTTTACTGGAATCCTTAAGAACTATTTTAAGAATGACATGACTGAATCTGGATCGAAACCTAATACCCAATTTCCGTTTACATTTGATTGCGGTACACCCATTTGGCCAGTTGCATTGACCAGTCTTTGAGCTGCAATTGGATCTTGCTGTACATTCACTTCTTTATACGCTAAACCTTTATCATCGAGAAAGTTCTTCAGCATTGTGCAGTAAGGACAAGTGTTTGTTGTGTAAACTGTAATTTCGTTCATTTTGAAACCCCCAATAATTTATTTATACCTATAGGGGTATATTAACAAACAAAAAAAATAATGTCAACAAAGCTGCTGACATTATTTCCCCTTACTTTCATCTGAAAAAACAAGATCATTGCTGCGGAGCGTCATGAGTTCATGTCGGTCGTATTGATTTTGCATTAACAAACGCATCGCCTGCGCCCGGATGGATTTCTCAATCACGTTACGGACATAGCGTCCATTTGAAAATGCAGCGGCACCAAGGGTTGATTTCACATTCACAAGGTGCTCCCGCAACTTTCGCTCAGCCTCATGACTTAGACTATATTCTCTCTCCTTCAGCATTCGCTGGCCGATTTCCATAAGCTGATCTATTGAATAATCGGGAAAATCAATGACGAGTGGAAACCTTGAATGAAGTCCTGGATTCAGAGTCAGGAAAAACTCCATTTCTCTCGAATACCCAGCAAGAATTAAAATAAATTCATGCTGTTTATCTTCCATATGTTTTACCAGAGTATCAATAGCTTCCTTGCCGAAATCCTTTTCGCCACCACGGCCGAGGGAATAGGCTTCATCTATAAACAAGATGCCTCCCATTGCTTTTTTAATCAAATCTCGCGTTTTTTGCGCGGTATGTCCGATATATTCACCAACAAGGTCCGCTCTCTCCGCTTCGATTAAGTGTCCTTTCGAAAGGACATTCATTTTAAGGAAGAGCTTCCCGATAATCCTGGCGACCGTTGTTTTCCCCGTTCCCGGATTGCCTTTAAACATCATATGAAGAGCCTGTTTCCCAGCTTTCAGGCCCATTTCTTCCCGTTTCTTGTTCACATAGATCCAGGCATAAATCTCTTTGATCATCCTTTTCATTTCTTCCATGCCCACAAGTGCGCCGAGCTCCTCCTCGATTTCTTTTAAGGCTGCGTGCTCTTGCGGGATTGACTTTGGAACCAGCTGCGACTCAGGCAATTCCTTTGTCAACGTCTTCCTCTGCTGTGCGTTCAAAACAATGCTGATTTGACCGTTGTTTTTCTTTCGAAGCGGTTGGTCCAAAGATCTCACCTCTCATTCTGGAAACAGTATACACATTCTTGCTGTATTTGTGATATTTGCCTATACCATCAATCTTGGTAAAATGTGAATATTTTCATTGCATGAGGAATACTCCTGTGCGAAGGGCTCAATTTGCTCGA belongs to Mesobacillus subterraneus and includes:
- the spoVK gene encoding stage V sporulation protein K: MDQPLRKKNNGQISIVLNAQQRKTLTKELPESQLVPKSIPQEHAALKEIEEELGALVGMEEMKRMIKEIYAWIYVNKKREEMGLKAGKQALHMMFKGNPGTGKTTVARIIGKLFLKMNVLSKGHLIEAERADLVGEYIGHTAQKTRDLIKKAMGGILFIDEAYSLGRGGEKDFGKEAIDTLVKHMEDKQHEFILILAGYSREMEFFLTLNPGLHSRFPLVIDFPDYSIDQLMEIGQRMLKEREYSLSHEAERKLREHLVNVKSTLGAAAFSNGRYVRNVIEKSIRAQAMRLLMQNQYDRHELMTLRSNDLVFSDESKGK
- a CDS encoding glutaredoxin family protein; the protein is MNEITVYTTNTCPYCTMLKNFLDDKGLAYKEVNVQQDPIAAQRLVNATGQMGVPQSNVNGNWVLGFDPDSVMSFLK